The following are from one region of the Ochotona princeps isolate mOchPri1 chromosome 4, mOchPri1.hap1, whole genome shotgun sequence genome:
- the FXYD2 gene encoding sodium/potassium-transporting ATPase subunit gamma isoform X1 codes for MAGLQAAAVGGSSKDDVDPFYYDYETVRKGGLIFAGLAFVVGLIIILSKRFRCGGNKKRRQVGEDEL; via the exons ATGGCAGGGTTGCAGGCTGCTGCTGTGG GTGGCAGCTCCAAGGATGACGTGGACCCATTCTACTATG ATTATGAGACCGTTCGTAAGGGGGGTCTGATCTTCGCTGGCCTGGCCTTCGTCGTGGGACTCATCATCATCCTCA GCAAGAGATTCCGCTGTGGGGGGAATAAGAAACGCAG ACAAGTTGGCGAAGACGAACTGTGA
- the FXYD2 gene encoding sodium/potassium-transporting ATPase subunit gamma isoform X2 — protein MDKWYLGGSSKDDVDPFYYDYETVRKGGLIFAGLAFVVGLIIILSKRFRCGGNKKRRQVGEDEL, from the exons ATGGACAAGTGGTACCTGG GTGGCAGCTCCAAGGATGACGTGGACCCATTCTACTATG ATTATGAGACCGTTCGTAAGGGGGGTCTGATCTTCGCTGGCCTGGCCTTCGTCGTGGGACTCATCATCATCCTCA GCAAGAGATTCCGCTGTGGGGGGAATAAGAAACGCAG ACAAGTTGGCGAAGACGAACTGTGA